From Coccinella septempunctata chromosome 4, icCocSept1.1, whole genome shotgun sequence, a single genomic window includes:
- the LOC123310963 gene encoding uncharacterized protein LOC123310963 — protein sequence MASTSRRTCVNHPDVFCYVCGEYTLKESKKTISDFVKRAYLAYFGVHLGDQDKSWAPHFICKTCVEHLRQWTEDDTETSTSDEVKRIQSENDSDFEADLATPQCFNQEELNDLIRDLNLSKESA from the exons atggcATCCACAAGCAGACGTACCTGTGTAAATCATCCCGATGTTTTTTGTTATGTGTGTGGTGAATACACTTTGAAAGAGAGCAAAAAAACGATTTCTGACTTTGTGAAAAGAGCTTATCTTGCCTATTTTGGCGTGCATTTAGGAGATCAAGATAAATCTTGGGCCCCACATTTCATATGTAAAACATGTGTTGAACATTTGCGACAGTGGACA GAAGATGATACAGAAACATCAACGTCTGACGAAGTTAAAAGAATTCAATCAGAAAACGACAGCGATTTTGAAGCAGATTTAGCAACTCCGCAGTGTTTCAATCAAGAAGAACTAAACGATCTTATAAGAGACCTGAATCTCTCAAAGGAATCCGCTTAA